The following proteins come from a genomic window of Salvia hispanica cultivar TCC Black 2014 chromosome 4, UniMelb_Shisp_WGS_1.0, whole genome shotgun sequence:
- the LOC125223245 gene encoding MLO-like protein 13 isoform X1, protein MAGGESGRAFEYTPTWVVAVVCFVIVSISFIAERALHKLGRFFKHQNQEPMLESLQKLKEELMLLGFISLLLTVFQGPISKICMPQHLSDIMLPCKMAPEKQENSHFSIHQRRLLAQESTPNCPKGQTQFLSLEALHQLHIFIFVMAVVYVFFCATTMALGGIKIRQWRHWELSIRNEATRRHRVHGHARAQFEGFMERAGNYWRKFTIISWVVAFFKQFYGSVTKSDYIALRSGFIREHCPNNQNYDFHKYMLRTLEKDFKKIIGISWYLWLFVVIFLLLNIAGWHAYFWMSFLPLALLLIVGAKLEHIISELAKDAAESHHGEVTVRLSDELFWFHSPDLVLYLIHFILFQNSFEIAFFLWIWTTYGFNSCIMEGLDYIIPRLVIGVIVQILCSYSTLPLYALVSQMGSKFKQTLFNEFLQDILKGWAKDSNSGVNASADRLAIDITNPVSLSQQPACDRWSRASRIELPPSRHPHI, encoded by the exons ATGGCGGGGGGAGAGTCAGGACGCGCCTTTGAATACACACCCACTTGGGTCGTGGCTGTTGTCTGTTTCGTCATTGTTTCAATCTCATTCATCGCTGAGCGTGCTCTTCATAAACTCGGCAGG TTCTTCAAGCACCAAAACCAGGAACCGATGCTTGAGTCACTGCAGAAGCTCAAGGAAG AGCTGATGCTTCTGGGGTTCATATCATTATTGCTGACGGTGTTTCAAGGTCCGATAAGCAAGATATGCATGCCCCAACATCTCTCCGATATCATGCTTCCTTGCAAAATGGCACcggaaaaacaagaaaactcccatttttctattcatCAAAGGAGGCTTTTGGCTCAAGAATCCACTCCCAACTGTCCAAAG GGACAAACCCAATTTCTGTCATTAGAAGCTTTGCATCAGCTCcacattttcatatttgttaTGGCCGtcgtttatgtgtttttcTGTGCCACAACTATGGCTCTCGGAGGAATCAAG ATAAGGCAATGGAGACATTGGGAGCTTTCAATCAGGAATGAAGCAACACGGCGCCATAGAG TTCATGGTCATGCACGAGCTCAGTTCGAAGGGTTCATGGAACGAGCAGGCAACTATTGGAGAAAATTTACTATTATTAGTTGGGTG GTTGCCTTCTTCAAACAGTTTTATGGCTCAGTCACAAAGTCGGACTACATAGCACTGCGCTCTGGTTTTATACGT GAGCATTGTCCAAACAACCAAAATTATGATTTCCACAAGTATATGCTCAGGACATTGGAAaaggatttcaagaaaataattggaaTCAGTTGGTATTTATGGCTGTTTGTGGTCATCTTTTTGCTTCTCAACATAGCAG GCtggcatgcatatttttgGATGTCATTTTTGCCTCTTGCA CTTCTGCTAATAGTTGGAGCAAAACTGGAGCACATAATAAGTGAACTAGCCAAGGATGCTGCTGAGAGTCATCATGGTGAAGTAACAGTGAGGCTTTCCGACGAACTGTTTTGGTTCCACAGCCCCGACCTCGTCCTCTACTTGATCCATTTCATTCTCTTCCAAAACTCCTTCGAAATCGCCTTCTTCCTTTGGATCTGG ACCACATATGGATTCAATTCTTGCATCATGGAGGGGTTGGATTACATCATTCCAAGGCTCGTTATCGG GGTTATTGTGCAAATTCTATGCAGCTACAGCACTTTACCTTTATATGCTTTAGTCTCACAG ATGGGGAGCAAGTTCAAGCAGACGCTTTTCAACGAGTTCCTACAAGATATTCTTAAGGGTTGGGCCAAAGACAGTAATTCGGGAGTGAATGCGAGTGCGGATAGACTTGCAATCGACATTACGAATCCTGTTAGCCTTTCTCAACAACCGGCCTGTGATAGGTGGAGCAGAGCATCTCGTATCGAACTGCCTCCTTCGCGCCATCCTCATATCTGA
- the LOC125223245 gene encoding MLO-like protein 13 isoform X2, whose protein sequence is MAGGESGRAFEYTPTWVVAVVCFVIVSISFIAERALHKLGRFFKHQNQEPMLESLQKLKEELMLLGFISLLLTVFQGPISKICMPQHLSDIMLPCKMAPEKQENSHFSIHQRRLLAQESTPNCPKGQTQFLSLEALHQLHIFIFVMAVVYVFFCATTMALGGIKIRQWRHWELSIRNEATRRHRVHGHARAQFEGFMERAGNYWRKFTIISWVVAFFKQFYGSVTKSDYIALRSGFIREHCPNNQNYDFHKYMLRTLEKDFKKIIGISWYLWLFVVIFLLLNIAGWHAYFWMSFLPLALLLIVGAKLEHIISELAKDAAESHHGEVTVRLSDELFWFHSPDLVLYLIHFILFQNSFEIAFFLWIWTTYGFNSCIMEGLDYIIPRLVIG, encoded by the exons ATGGCGGGGGGAGAGTCAGGACGCGCCTTTGAATACACACCCACTTGGGTCGTGGCTGTTGTCTGTTTCGTCATTGTTTCAATCTCATTCATCGCTGAGCGTGCTCTTCATAAACTCGGCAGG TTCTTCAAGCACCAAAACCAGGAACCGATGCTTGAGTCACTGCAGAAGCTCAAGGAAG AGCTGATGCTTCTGGGGTTCATATCATTATTGCTGACGGTGTTTCAAGGTCCGATAAGCAAGATATGCATGCCCCAACATCTCTCCGATATCATGCTTCCTTGCAAAATGGCACcggaaaaacaagaaaactcccatttttctattcatCAAAGGAGGCTTTTGGCTCAAGAATCCACTCCCAACTGTCCAAAG GGACAAACCCAATTTCTGTCATTAGAAGCTTTGCATCAGCTCcacattttcatatttgttaTGGCCGtcgtttatgtgtttttcTGTGCCACAACTATGGCTCTCGGAGGAATCAAG ATAAGGCAATGGAGACATTGGGAGCTTTCAATCAGGAATGAAGCAACACGGCGCCATAGAG TTCATGGTCATGCACGAGCTCAGTTCGAAGGGTTCATGGAACGAGCAGGCAACTATTGGAGAAAATTTACTATTATTAGTTGGGTG GTTGCCTTCTTCAAACAGTTTTATGGCTCAGTCACAAAGTCGGACTACATAGCACTGCGCTCTGGTTTTATACGT GAGCATTGTCCAAACAACCAAAATTATGATTTCCACAAGTATATGCTCAGGACATTGGAAaaggatttcaagaaaataattggaaTCAGTTGGTATTTATGGCTGTTTGTGGTCATCTTTTTGCTTCTCAACATAGCAG GCtggcatgcatatttttgGATGTCATTTTTGCCTCTTGCA CTTCTGCTAATAGTTGGAGCAAAACTGGAGCACATAATAAGTGAACTAGCCAAGGATGCTGCTGAGAGTCATCATGGTGAAGTAACAGTGAGGCTTTCCGACGAACTGTTTTGGTTCCACAGCCCCGACCTCGTCCTCTACTTGATCCATTTCATTCTCTTCCAAAACTCCTTCGAAATCGCCTTCTTCCTTTGGATCTGG ACCACATATGGATTCAATTCTTGCATCATGGAGGGGTTGGATTACATCATTCCAAGGCTCGTTATCGGGTAA